The genome window TACGAGGTGGAGGGTGTCGGGGTGCTTCGTCCCCGCTACCCGGCTTTTCCCGGCGAGAACTTTTGGGGCTGGCCGCACCGCCTCAAAGCCTTCTCGCTGCCACCCCAACGGTACGACCTGATTCATGCCCACTTTGCCCACCCGGAGGGAACCCTGGGCCTTTTGCTCAAGCGCCGCTGGAAGAAGCCGCTGGTGGTTACGCTGCACGGCGACGATGCCAATACCTACCCCTACCAGAGCCCTCGCTACATGCGCTACTACAGGCGTGTGCTGACTCAGGCTGATCTGATTCTGGCGGTGAGCGAGGCCATCCGCGAGCGGGCCCAGTCCTTCACGGCCCGCCCTGTGATCACCCACCGGGTGGGCTTGCGGCTCCCTCCACGCCCGTTCAGGCCTGACAAACCAGCTTTGCGGGCCGAGCTGGGGCTGCCGCAGGACAAGTTCGTACTGCTTTTCGTGGGTACGCTCTGGAAATACAAAGGGGTTTTGGAGCTGCTCGAGGCTCTGCAGCAACTCGACGACGAAAATGTCCTGACCGTGTTTATCGGAGAAGGGCCCTTGCGCGAGCGCCTTATAAGCACCTCGCGCGCTGCCATTCGCAGCCTGGGCCAGCAGCCCAACCCGGTGGTTCGAGCTTACATGGCCGCCGCCGACGCTTTGGTGTTACCCTCTTACCGCGAAGGACTGCCTACCGTGCTGGTCGAGGCAGGGGCAGCGGGTCTGCCTGTGATTGCCAGCCAGCAGGGGGGCATACCCGAACTGATTAGCGATAAGACTGGCTTTCCCCTCCCTGAAATTAGCGCTGCTGCCATCCTGCGAGCCCTGGCCCAGCTCCGCAATAACCCCACACAGGCCCAGGCCCGCGCCGAACAGCTACAAGCCCACATCTACCGCCACTACGATGCCGGTCAGAACGCCCAAACCCTGTTGGAGTACTACCGGCGCCTCATCGAACGACAGCCGATAAACGTCCCGGCAATGGAAGGTGTTTAGATGGAGAAGCCCAAGGTAACCACCACCCCCCACTTCAGCGCACCCTTGCAAAAGGCATGGCACCGCTTTTACTCCGATTTTCTACTCCCCAGCCGGGTACAGGAATTCCGCAGCCTGCTCGAGCAGGCCCTGGCCCGGGGCTATCAGGTGCACTCCATTGCTTCTATCTGGGAAAAGATAAAGGCCGGACAGCTCCAGGATGGCCCATACCTGGTTTTGCGACTGGACATTGATACTGACCTACGTACCACGCGGGCTTTGTGGCAGGTTGTGCGCGAAATGGGTGTGCAAGCCTCGTTTTACTTTCGGCTCTCTACGCTGGACGTGAACCTGATGCGCGAGATTCACGCCTCGGGCAGCGAGGCCAGCTACCACTACGAAGAGATCGCCACCTACGCCAAACGCCACCGCCTCAAAAGCCGCGCCGAGGTAGAAGCCCACATGCCCGCTATCCGGGCCTTGTTTGCAGAGAACTATCGCAGGATAAAGGCCCTCACCGGCCTGCCCCTGCACACCGTGGCCTCGCACGGCGACTGGCTCAACCGCCGGTTGGGGGTGATCAACCACGAACTGCTGCAAGACCCAGGCCTGCGTGAGGAGCTGGGTATCGAGCTCGAGGCCTACGACCCCGCCTTGCACCAACACTACACCCGGCGTTACTCCGATGGAGCCTACCCCAACCTCTGGCTCGATGGTGACCCCCTGGAAGCGATCCAGAAGGGCCTTCCTTTTGTAGAAGTTCTGATGCACCCCCGGCACTGGGAAGCCAACATTGCCGTTAACCTGCAGGACAACCTACTTCGCCTGGGGGAGGAGCTGGCCTACCGTCGACTCGGGCTTCCTCATCTGCTGGGCCCCCTGGCTCCTTTATGGCCGCTGCTGCAGACTGGCATTCTAGAAACGGGCTTATAACCATTAAGCGAAAGCGCCTCGAGGGGTAACCCGGCAAACCCACAAAGGCAACCCATTTCGTGTGGGAGCAGGCTTAGCTTACCAGCGTTGGCCCCAACAAAGGGGCGATCTATAAACTCGAGCGTTATCGACGCGTTACCGCAACCCATACCCAGAGTTCCCCAACCCCCCCGACTGGGTTGTGGGTTTTGCCCGCCAGCGAATCCGGGGCGGTCTGTGTGTACGAATGGCAGCATCATGCTGTATTGGTGGGGGCAATGGATTGGTGCGCCGGGCTGCATGGCGTTAAGGCCTTAGGTTACGGGCGTGTCTTTGGGTCAAACAAGTATTTGCGGCTTGATTTTTGTGGCTATACTCAAAACCTAGGATCACTCGATCCACAAAGACCCTGAGGAGGTACTTCATGACCTATCGCTGGTTTGTACTACTATTAGCCGCGCTGTTCCTGGCTGCCTGCGGGGGAGGTGGGGCGCCCAGCATTAGCACCATCGAGGTTAGCCCGGCGACCGCCAGCAAGCAGGTGGGCCAGACCCAGCAGTTCACCGCGGTAGCCAAGGATGCGGGCGGCAACGTGATTTCCGGTGTGACCTTTACCTGGAGCTCGAGCGATACCGCCGTTGCCACCGTGAATAACAGCGGCCTGGCTACTGCCGTTGCCGCGGGCACGGCCACCATCACCGCCACGGCCGGGGGCAAGAGCGGCAGCGCTACCTTTACCGTGACCAACCCATCGCCCCCGTCCCCGACCATCGAGACCATCGAGGTCAGCCCGGCGACCGCCAGCAAGCAGGTGGGCCAGACCCAGCAGTTCACCGCGGTAGCCAAGGATGCGGACGGCAACGTGATTTCCGGTGTGACCTTTACCTGGAGCTCGAGCGATACCGCCGTTGCCACCGTGAATAACAGCGGCCTAGCTACTGCCGTTGCCGTGGGCACGGCCACCATCACCGCCACGGCCGGGGGCAAGAGCGGCAGCGCTACCTTTAGCGTGACCCCCATTCCTACTTACACCGTGGGCGGCGAGGTGCGCTACCTGAACGGCAGCGGTCTGGTGCTGGCCCTGGGTTCGCAGACCAAAACCATTAGCAGCAACGGCCCCTTCACCTTCGACACCCCTGTACCAAACGGTACCTACAGTGTGAGTGTGCAGACCCCGCCCACCAACCCCTCCCAGACCTGCACCGTCGCCCCCAGCAGCGTGACCGTGAGCGGGGCCAACGTGACCAACCTGGTGGTGGAGTGCAGCCCCTACACCAAGTGGCTGGCTTCCAATGCAACCGATATCGGAAACGCCATCACCACCGATGCCAGCGGCAACGTGATTGTGGCGGGTCTTTCTAAAGAAGTGCTGGGTGATGAGGTGGGCACGCTCGCGCTGGCCTTCCCGGATGTGGTGGTGGCCAAGTACGCGCCCAACGGCAGCCGTCTGTGGGTCAAGCAGTTCACCGTGGGTGACCCCGGCACCTCGCCCAACGTGGAGTCGCAGGCCAAAGGCGTGGCCACCGACGCCGATGGCAACATCTACGTGGTGGGCAGCGCCTACGTCGCCAGCAGCAACGCCTTCAAGGGCTTTATCCTCAAGCTAAGCCCGGCTGGGGCAAAGCTGGCCTCGGTCAAGCTGGACGAGAGCACCTCGAACGTAGAGAACGGCCTTACCAGCGTGGCGGTGGTGGGTAGCGACGTGTATGTGGGCGGCTATACCGCTGGAACCGTGCCTGGTGATACTGGTACCAACGCAGGTGGGGAAGATGCCGCGCTGTATAAGTACGACACCGGCCTTACCCTACAGTGGGCACGGCGGCTCGGCTCGACCGGCAACGACCGCATTACCTCGGTTGCTGCCGCTGCAGGCGAAGTGTACGCCGCTGGATTTGCGGGTGAGGCCCTGCCTTCCAAAACCCATCTGGGTGAAACCGATGCCTTTGTTGTGAAGTACGACAACGCAGGAACCCAGCAGTGGCTCGAGCAGTTTGGTACGCCCTTTGGTGACGGGGCCAATGCGGTAGCAGTGCAGGGTTCGGATGTGTACGTGGCCGGTTATGTGACCGGAGCCTACGAGACCGGCTTTAGCTACAACGGCGGTACCGACCTGTTTGTAACCAAGTTCAGCAGCAGCGGTACGGAAACCTGGCGCCGCCAGTACAGTCCCATCGACCAGCCTCCTCCTGTTGGCCCGGTAAAGATTAACCCTTATGGTATGGCCGCCGATGCTGCAGGCAACGTCTACATCGTGGGGGAGGTCAATGTTTCGGTAGACGGCACGGCAACCCACGCCGGTGCTAAGGATGTCTTCATCCTGCAGTATCTGGCCGACGGCAGCGTGGGCTGGGCCCGCCAGCAAGGCAGCGACCAGGACGAGATCGCCCTGGCCGTCACCCTTCGCGGCAGCGACCTCTACCTGACCGGCTGGAGCAAAGGAGCGCTGGACGGCTACACCAACCAGGGCGAAGAGGATATCTTCGTGCTGAAGTACGGTACCGACGGCAGCCAGAAGTAGCGGTGGTTTTTCTGGGGCTCGAGGGTACCCTCGAGCCCCCTACTTTTGCAAGAGCGTTATAGGCTTCGTTACGCGAGTGTTGCGTGCCATTAATAACCCAGTGCCCAAGTTAACGCGATATATGCTGCCTTTAGCAGAGGGGATTTCTACCGAATAACGCCGCCATAACGAGGCTTGGGCTAAACTTTGGCACATATTTTCGGAGGAAGCCACCTCGAAGGAGCACGTAGATGCTAAAAGAACCGTTCAGCACAGTACCTTTTGCTCCCTGGCCCCACTTTGCGCCCGATGAGATCGAGGCCGCCGCCAAGGTGCTTCAGTCTGGAAAAGTGAACTACTGGACGGGCCAGGAAGGTCGCCTCTTCGAGCGGGAGTTCGCCGATTATGTTGGAACCAAGCACGCCATTGCCCTGCATAACGGTACAGTGGCGCTCGAGCTGGCCCTCTATGCCATGGGAGTGGGGGAGGGCGATGAGGTTATCACCACCCCCCGCACCTTCATTGCCTCGGCCAGCGCGGCGGTGATGCGCGGGGCAAGGCCTGTTTTTGCCGATGTAGACCCCGAGAGCGGCCTGATTACCGCCGAGACCATCGAGCGGGCCATCACCCCCCGTACCAAGGCCATTATCGTGGTGCACCTGGCTGGCTGGCCGGCCGATATGGACGCCATCATGGCCCTGGCTCGCAAGCACAACCTCTGGGTCATTGAGGACTGCGCCCAGGCCCACGGGGCCCGGTACAAGGGCCGGAGCGTAGGCTCGATTGGTCACGCCGGGGCCTGGTCGTTTTGCCAGGACAAAATTCTCACCACCGGCGGCGAGGGGGGGATGCTTACCCTCAACGACGACGAACTGTGGAACAAAGCCTGGAGTTTCAAAGACCACGGCAAGAGCTACGACGCGGTCTACAACCGCCAGCACCCCCCTGGCTTCCGCTGGCTGCACGAAGACTTCGGCACCAACTGGCGGATGCTCGAGGTGCAGTCGGCCATTGGCCGGGTGATTCTGCGCAAACTGGACGGCTGGGTTGAGCAGCGCCGGGCCAACGCCCACTACCTGAGCGAGCGTTTCCGCCAGATTCCGGCCCTGCGGGTGCCCGAAGTACCCGCCCACCTGTACCACGCCTACTACAAGTACTACGTGTATGTGCGCCCCGAGCGGCTCAAGCCCGGCTGGAGCCGCGACCGCATCATGCAGACCGTTAGCGAGATGGGCATTCCCTGCATGAGCGGAAGTTGCAGTGAGGTTTACCTCGAGAAAGCCTTTACCCGGCGGGGCTGGCAGCCAGCCGAGCGGTTGCCGGTGGCCAAGGAACTGGGCGAAACCTCGCTGATGTTCCTGGTGCACCCCACCCTGGGCCAGGCCCAGATGCAAGCCACCGCCGATGCCGTCGAACAGGTGATGGAGCAGGCCTCGATTTGAGGGAGGGAGCAGGGTATGGTTTATTTGAAGGAGCTGCGCTTCACTGCCGACGTAATTCTGCGCGTGTTGGCCGACCAGCTCATGGTGGCTGGCAGCTTTGCTGTAGCCATGGTGATACATCTACTATGGGCCTACCAAGGCGCAGCCGATGCGGCTTTGCTGGGAGCCTATGCCCAGATTTACGGCAAGAACGTGGGCATCCTGATGGCCATTGCCTTTGTGGTGTTTGCGGCCAGCGGTTTTTATAGCCGGGGCCGGGCCTACCAGAGCCGCTACAAGATGCTGGTGGTGGCCCAGGCGGTAATGCTGGCCTACCTCATCTTCGGCTTTGCGGTGTTTATGCTGCCGCTGGTAGATCCACCGCGCTCGGTGTTGTTTGCCAGTGGGTTTTTCACCCTCGGCCTGACCCTGGCCTCGAGGGCCTGGGTACACTACTGGGATAGCGTGGAGGCCCGGCGCAAGGCCAGGGCCAAACCCATCCCTTCCCTCACCGCCGATGAGCGCATCGTGCTGGTGATCGGTGGGGCGGGATACATCGGTTCGGGGTTGCTGCCGCGGCTGCTCGAGCGCGGCTACCGGGTGCGCCTGCTCGACCTGCTCTTGTTTGGCAAGGAGCCCATCGCCCACGTACTGCACCACCCCAACCTGGAAATCATCCAGGCCGACTTCCGCCAGGTAGACAAGGTGGTGGAGGCCATGCGCGGGGTGGACACCGTGGTGCACCTGGGGGGGTTGGTGGGTGACCCGGCCTGTGCCCTGGACGAAAACCTCACCATCGAAATTAACCTGGTCGCCACCCGTACCATCGCCGAGATTGCCAAGGGTATGCACGTACGGCGCTTTATCTTCGCCAGCACCTGCTCGGTATACGGCGCCAGCGACCTGGTGCTGGACGAGCGTAGCAACCTCAACCCGGTCTCGCTCTATGCCCGCAGCAAAATTGCCTCCGAACAGGTACTGCACCAGCTCCAGAGCGACGATTTCTCGGTGGTGATCCTGCGCTTCGGTACCATTTATGGTCTCTCGGGCCGCACCCGTTTCGACCTGGTGGTCAACCTGCTCACAGCCAAAGCGGTGGTGGACAAGAAGATCACCGTGTTTGGGGGCGACCAGTGGCGGCCTTTTGTGCACGTAGACGATGCCGCGCGCGCAGTCATGCTGGCTGTGGAAGCCCCCAAAGAGCGCGTGCACAACGAAACCTTTAATGTGGGCAGCAACGAGGGCAACATGACCCTGGGCATGGTGGGCGAGCTGGTCAAGAAGCTGGTGCCCGATGCCGAGCTGATCGATTCGGGTCGCGATGGTGACCGGCGCAACTACCGCGTAGACTTCTCCAAAATTCGCAACCGGCTGGGCTTCGAGCCGCAGTGGACGGTGGAGCAGGGCATCCAGCAGGTCATCGAGGCCCTGAAGAGCGGCAAGGTGCGCGACTACCGGGCAGCCATGTACTCCAACGTTAAATACCTTACCGAAGGGGCTACCTCCGATGCCGTCAAGCAGTACTACCTGGGTTGGGAAAAGTCCCTGATCGAGCAGACCTACGAGCCAAAGGAGGAAAAGGGGTCTATTACTGTGCCCCAGGCTTAGGGTTGTACCCCACTTACCGCAGGGAGGGGCGGTAAGTGAATGTGGACGTACCGTACGAGGTGATGAGTGAAAGAGATATTGGCCCTTCCAAGAGTGTTTTTACTGGTACTGGCTTTTCTGAGTCTCACGGCCTGTAACACCACCAGGCCCCCCGCAACACCCAGCAACTTTCAGGCCACCCCCGATGCCACCCCCCGGGTGGTGCTGCGCTGGGAGGCGGCAGCAGGGGCCACCGATTATGTCCTCGAGCGCAAAACAAACAGCGGTGCTTTCGCCGTTCTGGGTGTGGTTACCAATACCGACTACACCGATGAAAGCGTGGACTACAGCACCACCTACACCTACCGCCTGACCGCCCGCAACAACGCCGCTGTGAGCAGCTCGGTAGAGCAGAACGCCACCACCCCCGACCGGCCCCTGGCACCCCCCGACGCTCCCGGCAACTTCCAGGCCACCCCCGACGCCACCCCCAAAGTGGTGCTGCGCTGGACGGCCCCGGAGCGGGTAGCCCGCTATGTGCTCGAGCGCCGTACCCGCGACGGTAGCCTTGTCACCCTGAGCAGTACCCTGCCCGCCAGCACCACCGAGTACACCGATGAAGCGGTGGGCAGCGGAACCCCCTACACCTACCGTCTCACCCCCTACAACAGCGCGGGCAGCGGCAGCCCAGCCACCTTGCAAACCGAGACCCCAGCCTACAGCGAGCCGGGCTTCACCCAGACCGCTAGCAGCTACAGCTTTGCCGACGACTCGAGCCAGGATCCCGGCATTAACCCCCTGACCAGCCCCGACCTGGGTCTGGACGTGGAATACTTCGACAACCCCGACCTCACCGGCCTTTTTGCCCGGCGCATAGAGACCAACATCAACCGCACCTTCTCGGGTCAGCCCCCGCGCCCCGGTATGGGCCCCGACACCTTCAGCATCCGCTGGACGGGCCTGATTACCGCTCCGGCAAACGGAACCTACACCTTTACCGTGCTGGCCGACGACGGGGTGCGGCTCTGGGTCAACGACCAGCTCCTGATCAGCGCCTGGTTCGACCAGGGCCTCACCCGCCGCAGCGCCACCATTTCCCTGAGCGCAGGCCAGGCCTACCGCATCAAGCTCGAGTACTACAACCAGGACGCCCGCGGGGCCATCAAGCTGCGCTGGGCCTACCCCGGCCAGTCCGAGCAAGTCGTGCCCTCTTCGACATTTGTGCGCCACCAGAAGGCCCGCATCGGCTACTTTGGCCCCAAACTGCCCTGGCCCACCGTAGCCACCCACGCCGCCCTGCTGCCCGATGGCCGGGTGATGACCTTCCACGGCCTCGACCCAGTGGGTAAAGGCCAGGGTGACAATTACCGCGATTACAGCAAACATGCCTCCACCCAGGTTTTCGTCTGGACGCCCGGCACCCCCACCGATGCCCAGAGCCAGGCCCGTTACGACAACACCCGCACCGACCTTTTCTGCTCGGGCTACGTGCTGGCCGCCAACGGCAAACTCTACCTGGCCGGGGGCAACCTGGGCTACGACTACACCGCCAGTGGTGGTGAATACGGATTTCCGGCTGGGCATAAACACACCAACATCTTCGACCCCAGCACCAACACCTGGAGCGCCGGCCCCGAGATGACCCACGGCCGTTGGTACCCTAGCGTGATTACCCTGCCCAACGAAGAAATGCTAATTATCGGGGGCAACCGCGACCAGCACAATGGGGATGGGGATATATATCGAGAGGATTGGAACACGATACCCGATGTGTGGAATCCTTTTACAAATACCCTTCGTCGGCTGACTGGGGCCGAGTCCATTGACATCAATGGCAACGTGCTGATCAACCATTTTTACCCCTGGGTGCACGTGGCTCCCAATGGGCAAGTATTTCTCTCAGGTAACTATGAAAAATGGTTTTATATCAACACAACAGGCCAGGGCTCGCTAGGCCCGGTTCACAGTTCATTAGTGGATCGTTACTACGGCTCCTCGGTAATGTACCAGCCGGGAAAGATTTTGATACTGGGCGGGGGTGACGTTCAAAAAAGCAACCCTCCTGGTATAAGCCGAGGAGAGAACTCTGCCCAGGTAATCGAACTG of Meiothermus sp. contains these proteins:
- a CDS encoding glycosyltransferase; its protein translation is MQTQAVELQRLGVQVDVYAPTPAVLPGMARLKPAWQAYTQIPSRYEVEGVGVLRPRYPAFPGENFWGWPHRLKAFSLPPQRYDLIHAHFAHPEGTLGLLLKRRWKKPLVVTLHGDDANTYPYQSPRYMRYYRRVLTQADLILAVSEAIRERAQSFTARPVITHRVGLRLPPRPFRPDKPALRAELGLPQDKFVLLFVGTLWKYKGVLELLEALQQLDDENVLTVFIGEGPLRERLISTSRAAIRSLGQQPNPVVRAYMAAADALVLPSYREGLPTVLVEAGAAGLPVIASQQGGIPELISDKTGFPLPEISAAAILRALAQLRNNPTQAQARAEQLQAHIYRHYDAGQNAQTLLEYYRRLIERQPINVPAMEGV
- a CDS encoding Ig-like domain-containing protein yields the protein MTYRWFVLLLAALFLAACGGGGAPSISTIEVSPATASKQVGQTQQFTAVAKDAGGNVISGVTFTWSSSDTAVATVNNSGLATAVAAGTATITATAGGKSGSATFTVTNPSPPSPTIETIEVSPATASKQVGQTQQFTAVAKDADGNVISGVTFTWSSSDTAVATVNNSGLATAVAVGTATITATAGGKSGSATFSVTPIPTYTVGGEVRYLNGSGLVLALGSQTKTISSNGPFTFDTPVPNGTYSVSVQTPPTNPSQTCTVAPSSVTVSGANVTNLVVECSPYTKWLASNATDIGNAITTDASGNVIVAGLSKEVLGDEVGTLALAFPDVVVAKYAPNGSRLWVKQFTVGDPGTSPNVESQAKGVATDADGNIYVVGSAYVASSNAFKGFILKLSPAGAKLASVKLDESTSNVENGLTSVAVVGSDVYVGGYTAGTVPGDTGTNAGGEDAALYKYDTGLTLQWARRLGSTGNDRITSVAAAAGEVYAAGFAGEALPSKTHLGETDAFVVKYDNAGTQQWLEQFGTPFGDGANAVAVQGSDVYVAGYVTGAYETGFSYNGGTDLFVTKFSSSGTETWRRQYSPIDQPPPVGPVKINPYGMAADAAGNVYIVGEVNVSVDGTATHAGAKDVFILQYLADGSVGWARQQGSDQDEIALAVTLRGSDLYLTGWSKGALDGYTNQGEEDIFVLKYGTDGSQK
- a CDS encoding DegT/DnrJ/EryC1/StrS aminotransferase family protein, which produces MLKEPFSTVPFAPWPHFAPDEIEAAAKVLQSGKVNYWTGQEGRLFEREFADYVGTKHAIALHNGTVALELALYAMGVGEGDEVITTPRTFIASASAAVMRGARPVFADVDPESGLITAETIERAITPRTKAIIVVHLAGWPADMDAIMALARKHNLWVIEDCAQAHGARYKGRSVGSIGHAGAWSFCQDKILTTGGEGGMLTLNDDELWNKAWSFKDHGKSYDAVYNRQHPPGFRWLHEDFGTNWRMLEVQSAIGRVILRKLDGWVEQRRANAHYLSERFRQIPALRVPEVPAHLYHAYYKYYVYVRPERLKPGWSRDRIMQTVSEMGIPCMSGSCSEVYLEKAFTRRGWQPAERLPVAKELGETSLMFLVHPTLGQAQMQATADAVEQVMEQASI
- a CDS encoding NAD(P)-dependent oxidoreductase, yielding MVYLKELRFTADVILRVLADQLMVAGSFAVAMVIHLLWAYQGAADAALLGAYAQIYGKNVGILMAIAFVVFAASGFYSRGRAYQSRYKMLVVAQAVMLAYLIFGFAVFMLPLVDPPRSVLFASGFFTLGLTLASRAWVHYWDSVEARRKARAKPIPSLTADERIVLVIGGAGYIGSGLLPRLLERGYRVRLLDLLLFGKEPIAHVLHHPNLEIIQADFRQVDKVVEAMRGVDTVVHLGGLVGDPACALDENLTIEINLVATRTIAEIAKGMHVRRFIFASTCSVYGASDLVLDERSNLNPVSLYARSKIASEQVLHQLQSDDFSVVILRFGTIYGLSGRTRFDLVVNLLTAKAVVDKKITVFGGDQWRPFVHVDDAARAVMLAVEAPKERVHNETFNVGSNEGNMTLGMVGELVKKLVPDAELIDSGRDGDRRNYRVDFSKIRNRLGFEPQWTVEQGIQQVIEALKSGKVRDYRAAMYSNVKYLTEGATSDAVKQYYLGWEKSLIEQTYEPKEEKGSITVPQA
- a CDS encoding galactose oxidase-like domain-containing protein encodes the protein MKEILALPRVFLLVLAFLSLTACNTTRPPATPSNFQATPDATPRVVLRWEAAAGATDYVLERKTNSGAFAVLGVVTNTDYTDESVDYSTTYTYRLTARNNAAVSSSVEQNATTPDRPLAPPDAPGNFQATPDATPKVVLRWTAPERVARYVLERRTRDGSLVTLSSTLPASTTEYTDEAVGSGTPYTYRLTPYNSAGSGSPATLQTETPAYSEPGFTQTASSYSFADDSSQDPGINPLTSPDLGLDVEYFDNPDLTGLFARRIETNINRTFSGQPPRPGMGPDTFSIRWTGLITAPANGTYTFTVLADDGVRLWVNDQLLISAWFDQGLTRRSATISLSAGQAYRIKLEYYNQDARGAIKLRWAYPGQSEQVVPSSTFVRHQKARIGYFGPKLPWPTVATHAALLPDGRVMTFHGLDPVGKGQGDNYRDYSKHASTQVFVWTPGTPTDAQSQARYDNTRTDLFCSGYVLAANGKLYLAGGNLGYDYTASGGEYGFPAGHKHTNIFDPSTNTWSAGPEMTHGRWYPSVITLPNEEMLIIGGNRDQHNGDGDIYREDWNTIPDVWNPFTNTLRRLTGAESIDINGNVLINHFYPWVHVAPNGQVFLSGNYEKWFYINTTGQGSLGPVHSSLVDRYYGSSVMYQPGKILILGGGDVQKSNPPGISRGENSAQVIELNPNNQSISVRNVAPMAYKRTHVNATLMPDGRIFVNGGNENGIQFNNAYAVYESEIWSPLTETFKRAAEAQCPRTYHSTALLLLDGTIITMGGGATGGDDPASAPECDKTKGNAQKVNQLNAEIYYPPYLHNADGSLASRPAVQSAPDRISYGQSFTLTTDVPATVVERVNLVAFGAVTHAFNMGQRFIELNFTRTGPNTLQVTAPANAKLATPGYYQLYVLDGRGVPSEARVVRLRDASQP